In Aptenodytes patagonicus chromosome 9, bAptPat1.pri.cur, whole genome shotgun sequence, the DNA window GCCGGCTGCCTGCACCGTGCTCCCCTCTGAGAGCCCCAGCCCGGATCCACCAGCAAGTCCATGTCAGACAGGACAGAGCATCTTCCTGGCGCCTCAGATCTTCGTCTCGGGACCATTGGGACTCAGGGCTGGGAAAGAGTCTCGGATCCTCGCCAGCTCCATGGCGCAGAGGTGGCCAAAGACCTTGTTGTACCACTCGGGAGACCGGCCCCTGGAGAagggaacaggcaggaggagggtaAGCAGGCAGAAGAGACCCTGGCAGGCGCCAAGGAGCAGCACGTCACTTCTTGCTCCGGGACAGGCACTCGGCATAGATCCAGCTGCAATGGACTATGAGACGCTGAACGAGCACTACATGACAGAGAAGGGAACGTGCCTCCCCTACTCCCCACCGCAGACTTGTGGCAAAACAGGGGAATATCTGTGACCCAGCCGGGATTGCACCAGCCCAGAATGACAACCAGACTGCCCCTTGCATCAGCCCATCCTTACAACACTACACCCCAGCATGGCTCGCCACAGAGGAGAGCACCAATGCCATGCTTCAGACCCACGGGGGACCCCGTGGTTTCTGCAGAAGCTTTAAGGGACTTGCTGCCGCACTCGGAGCCACTGGAGGAACTGCCAGCACTGCAAGACCGAGCTGGTGGCTCCTTTCCCAGTAACCATCTGGCAGCTAAAACCTGGCCCCAGACCAGCACCCCCTTCCCTCCGGGCAGGCAGGCACCATACTGCGTGAGCTGCAACCCTGCCCGTGCTGCCAGGCCAGGCAAGCAAAGGGACGAGCAGCTCCTGCGCCCCACCACTACCTGCTGCTCCATCAACCTCCCCCATGGCTGATGCAGCCACTGATGCAGCGGCAGCAAGGGCCCCCGTTACCTGAGGTCAGCTCTGCAGATGTGGGTCACTTTGGAGCGTCCCATGGCGCTGGGCTCGATGAGGTACTGGGACATCAGCACGACAGCTTTGACGCCTCCCTCCACCGGCAGCTTGTCGTGCTCCACCGAGATGGAGATGAGCAGGCAGGCTCCCCGTGGCAGGTCCGTGCGCCAGCGCCTGCGGGACAGAGCAGCCCTGCTCAGCTCCTGTCCCTGCGTGCCCACctgcgggcagcccctgcccagacCTCGGGGTCCGCATCGGGAGCAGGAGGTGGGGGAGCCTGTACAGCCCAAggaagagcagccagggctggggccagatgggatccaccaaACCAAGACCAAACCCTCCCGCTCAGGTCTTTCCCTGCCCTCACCGGAGCACCACGCAGTCCCTGCGTGGGTGGGGTGCCATGCTGTCCGTGACGTAGTGGTAGACCTCCATGTTCTTGTCCAGGGCCTCCACCACTTTGCTCTGCAGCAGGTCCTCATCCCAGAGGTGACGCTCCCGAAGCACCCGGTGCAGCACGGTGGCGGGAGGGGCCTCGACCTCTGTGGAGACCTTCCACAAGCGCAGAGGGTGCCCATCCCCAACCTGATGGGCCAAGGGAAGGGTCAGGCAGGTTGTCCTGCAGGACCCCCACAGTGCTAACCCCCCGAGCGGCTTTACCAGTGGCTCCCACCACTGTGAAGCAGCACCGTCACATCTGCTGGCGAGAGAGGGGATGGGGTAGGATGGGATGGGCACAGGCAGCCAGCTCCTCTGCTAACAACAATGGGGTGGGCTCTCCGCCGGGACTGCTGGGCACAGAGCATCCTCCATCCCAGAGCTGTTCAACTCTCAGCCCCTCCTCTGGCCAAGGCAGGGGTTGCTGATCCCTCCTCGCCGAAGGGAACAAACGCCAAGGGGTCGTTAGCCGGTTGGCAGGTGCCCGCAGGACCCGTGGCTCCCAGTGGTCACCCCGTCACATTTCCCCACGTGCCCCCAAGGCCCCCTCCACACAGTGGCATTTACCTTTTTGCAGGAGAGCTCCGTGTTCAGGGGCCCTGGGGTGCTCAGCCACCCCTTGAATTTCTCTGACGATTCTTTGAGCAGGCTCTGGACGCTCTGCTCGAAGTAGGAGTGTAAATCCTTGCTTTCCCCCTGACACACGAAGTCAGCCAGAGGATGGGGGTAAGCATCTGCTGCCATATACGAGCTGCTCAGCTGGAGCAAGATGTCGTGGGATACCTACAAGCCAAGAGCATAGAGATCTTCAGAAAGCCAGAGGAACCCTATGTGGACTTTGTgagcagccctgagcagccaGAAAACCACAACTCCTCATCCCAccaaggagggggagaagaatgGACACAGCCTTCCTGGACATAGGTCCTGCAGCTTGTGACCTGCACCACGAGAAGATGCAGCTGGGCTTCGCTCCTGGGGCTGACTGACCGGCGGCAGCTGCCCCTTGAAGGATGGGTGCCCTTATCTCGCCCCACACTGACTCCACAGGACCAGCACCCCGCCAGCGGGGTCGCATCTCCCACTGGCAGCGCCCAGGGAGGGCAATGCCAGGCTGGACACGCTGCAGCCACCCACCTGGAAGAGCTTCTTGCAGTCAGTGATCATGTGGGAGAGCCCCTGCGTCGCAGCCATGTTCTCATTGAGGTCCTTCTGGTCAGGCTTCCCCATGGTGCCCCTCTTATGTATCACCCTGCGGGGGAGCAGGTATTGctgggaccggctgggcatcctGCCCGCCTCTAGCCCCCCATTGCTCTGCTTTGCAATGTGGGGGTCCCCCACACTGCGACACAAAGCAGAGCAATGGGGGGCTGTGTGAGAGCACGCGCCTTCCCACCATGCCTTACCCCGGTTCAGTGGCCTCCTCCCAGGATGGACAGGGAAGGGGTGATGGGGAGACGGGGACTGCAGGAAGGCTGGGGAGGCCAGAGCTAGTCCAACCCTTACCTCGGCGAGGTGCTTTCCTTCTTGGACACGTTGAGGTGGAAGATGGAGGGGGCCAGGCACACGGCCAGGTTCCCAGCGGTCATCTGGTTCTCCTCCGCAGAAGCGATGTCGCTCAGGAAGTAGAGCAGGGTCTGCAGCACCTCCCGGTTCTCGTCCGGCATGAGGATAATGGCTGCCTGCACCGCCTGCAGCCGCTGCTCCTTCGACACGACTGCGAGCACAGGGCAAAGCTGACAGTCAGCAGGTCCATCCCCACAGACCACCATCTGCCTCCACCGCCTCTGTCCGAATGAACAGAGAGATGCCTCCCCCCTGGGAGACCCCGACTTTCATCCCCAGCCCAGAGGCAACCGGCCCCAGCCCAGCACTTACACTGGTAGATCTGCAGGAAGGTGTCCGTCAGCTTGCTGGTGAAGATGGGCTCCGGCAGGTCGCGGAAATACTGCTTCAGCAGGTCAGCCACGTCGTACGCCGACTGCCCGTCGTAGTTGACATTGTCAGGGCTGGTTTCATTCATGTGCCGGAGCGCCTGAATCCGGGACTTCACCCCTGACTTTCGGAAAATGCCAACCTGCCGGGGAAGAGCGGGTTGGTGCTCAAGCATAGAGCGGGCACCGACCCGACAGGCGCCCAGGTGGACTCCCGtgggacaggcaaggaagccccTTCCCCAAAGGCCTCACACCCCTCCAACCCAGAGGAGAAGCCCGAGTGAGGGATGGCCAAGGAGACACCGGTGGGTGTTGTGTTCCCACAGAGAATCTCACCCTCCCGCTTCACCACGGCCAAGCATCACAAGAAGTGAACAAAAAGCACCCCTGCAAgccagcttttttccccaaatcacaGCACTGCTGCACAGCGGCAGGCTCGGAGCCGCCCCGCAGCCACGGCTGGTGGTCGCGGCATCACCTGGTCCAGGCACTGGCTGCGGATGTAGCGCATTGCCTGCTGGATGCTCTGCGGCAGGGGCTGCCCCGTCCGCTGCACATTGATGATGGGCGGCACCCCGAAGACCATCTTGTCCCTGTAGTCGGGGACTTTACTCCGCTTCATGAACTTGGGCACAGTCCTGCGGGGTGAGACAGACAGACGTCAGTGCAATGAACGGCTCCCTCAGCATCACCTCGCAGAGGGGAGCAGGACCCCCGgtgacacacacatacatgtgctTCTGCCATGTTTTGAATATAAGCCAGGCAGCTTTCGAGCAGGAACTCCAGCACCTTTTATTAAGCCAAAATGCTTTAATACTTGGCTACAATAGGAAACCACTGTCCCGCTTCTCTGACGTTGCTGCAGCATTTTTAATGCCCCACAAAAGCCTGCAGCCCTCCTGGATGCAGACGATGCCAGAAGCCCAGGCGTCAGTCCCCAGCTCACGCTTGCAAGGATGCCCACAGCCATGCAAACCAAAGCCagcttttgtttcagctttttccaCTCCCTCTCCACCATCTTCGCACACCGAAGCTACCCCAGGCTGTGGGCCCCGGGCTGggaggcagcacagagctgcagccgCCATGTGGGCACCGTCCCGgtccccctccccaccagctcaCCACGTCCAGGCTTGCTTGTGGGGCACAGAGTACTTCTCCATGATGGCCGTGAGACGGAGCAGGGAGCACTTCTGGAGCAGGTTGAGCTGGGCAGAGGACTGGCGGTTGATCTCCAGGGAGGCAGAGTTCAGGCTGGGCCGGTGCGAGTTCTGGAAACTGTGCCAGCGCAGCTTTCTGCGGGGAAAGGCCGGcggtggcagagctggagaccCCAGGGAAGGGCCCTTCCCTCCCCGCAGCACCCGCTGCTTTGGGGGAAGGTGCGGGCACAGCGGCAGCCGGGCTGAGCCCAGGGATCCCAACGCCAGCCCTAGTGCCACGAGTGCTGCTTCCTCCCCCTGGGCGCTCACAAACCCAGTGCAAAAGGGTGCCCGGGAGAGCACGAGAGATGCTTTCCCTTGCTTCTAAGGACTGCTCCCTCCCCCAGGTTCCCCTGAAACAACCAGCATCCTCTCCACTTGCACCTCAGGCTCACTGcacctgccccagcagccaggggctgtgctgggctaCAGCCCTGCCAGGAGACCTGGGGAGAGCTCAGATGCTCAGGGTGACACATGCCTGCAGGACCACCACGCAGAGCAATGCAAAGGGGACATCTCCAACACCTGCTTTCTCAAGAAGGAAAGACACCCCAACGAGGTAGTGCTCTCTTGGGAGCCTGCTAAAACCCTTCCCAAGTTCGTGCTGCTCTGGGAaggctcctgcccagctgctccggTGCATCCCCAAGCCCAGAAAGGCACAAGGGACATTCCCGGCTCATGTAAAAAGACACCCCTCTATATCCCTCCATGCCTGCCTGGAGGCACATCACCCTAGCAGGGGCTAGAAAATTCACAGAATTCAGCAACGGCTGGAGTTTTCTTAGGGAGAGCCCAAGGGAGCACTAGCACACTGGAAGCAAGTGCCTCCTTCATTTAGACCTGTTATTAGCAAATGAAAAACCATTTAATTACGGGTCTATGCAGGCAGAGAAGTCGCAGCCTGTACACAacaggcagcggcagcagcagcagcagcagcagggctggcagtggtGGCCTGCAGCCGCCAGAGCGCACCAGCGACCCGcgctgcgctccccctgcccgcACCGCACCAGGGGGCTGGTCCGgcagcatctccctccctccaccccccttcTGCCACGAGGGAAAGGGCGACAATGTCGAGCCAGGGCTTGCAGGGCACCGGCCGGCAGCCCTCGAGGAACGGCTCCGGTGCTGCTCCCCCTGAGCCGTGGGCTGCGCGCCCCTGCTGCAGAAGCACCCGTGGGATGGGGGACGGGCTTGCAGCGGCCCCCGGCCGGCAGCACGCCGGCAGCTCCAGGACCGAGCCCTTCCCAGGCACggcggagaggaggaggacgcaGCCCCAGCCCGTGCTTACCTGCAGGGCCTGGTGAGCGATGCTCCCACCCCCGAGTCCCGGCGCTCCCGCATCTCGATCTCTTCAGCCTCGTTGAGGGAGTTGCCCGTGCTGTCAAAGTCGCTGGCAGAGGTGCCGACATCCGACATGGACCGCTCTTCAAAGTGCAGGTTGGAGGGTTCCCCTCCCGAGTCCGactcttcatcctcatcctcctcgcccccttcctccccagccaggTCGGGGGAGATGGCTTTATACCAGAGCTCCACCTTCTGCTGCAGCCCCCACATGTGCTGCAGTATGTCATCGAGGTTCTCGTAGgtcacctccccgtcctccttGCAGAAATCCTCGCTGCTGCCGAACTCTGGCACGTTGTCATACACGCTGACccggctgcccagggagctgcaggagccccgccgccggcggcaggCGAAGCCCCGCGGGGAGCACGAGCCctccacgctgctgctgctgccgcccctgCCACCTCCCACCAGCCCAACAGGCGCATTCCCCGATTTCCAGTGGGTCAGGGAGCTGCCGCCCAAGGGACACAAGCTCTCAATGGAGAGGGATTTGGGGAAGGTGCCCGGCTTGTGGTCCCGGGGGATATAGACCAAGCAATCCCCCCGGCATGCCTGCCGGTGCTGGCACTCTCCAGCAGCCCAGTCGCCGCTGGCTGTCACGGCTGTTTCGTAGTCCTCCAGGTAGACTCCACTGCGTTTCGAGTCAGAACTCACCTTGCTCCCGCCTGAACCTAGCAAGCGGTTAGTCCTGTACGATACCGAGAAGAAGTGTTTTTTGCCACGGAAAGAGGCAGATATTCCTCTTTTAGGGGAGTTGCCCTTGTTGGCTGCAAGGTCCCCATTAGCCTTCAGGGACCCCCATCCTGATGTGGCTGTGATGCTGCCATGTGGGGCCGCCTTCTCGTCTGGGCCAGCTTTCTCTTTGTCCTTCCTTCGGAGGGACTCAATCCTCTTTAGGAAGCTGCGAGACCGTCGCTTCTTCAGCTTCTCCTTGGAGCCCTCGCTGTGGCTCGAGGGCTGCTCCGGCAAGGAGCGCTCACTCACGCTGCGGCTGGAGGTGGTGATGGCGGCGGCAGTGAGGATGGGGGACGGGGGGTCGGGCGGCGTGGCTCCAACGCCCAGCGTGCTGCCACTGCTGTGCAGGGACACAGCCTCCGGGTTGGTGCTGAGGTCTGTGAGGACGCTCTCGTGGCTGGACGCCAGCCGCATGGT includes these proteins:
- the STARD8 gene encoding stAR-related lipid transfer protein 8 isoform X2 translates to MPLLDFFWACFKRAKCFTLLEDKKDAEIEAKKACDWLRAAGFPQYAQLYEDSSFPLDISAVKKDHSFLDQDSLKSLCRRLMTLNTCASMKLEVHFQRKQNEDSEEEDLCAISDRWAFQRDSKRWSRVGSVDVLSQGSEVLSSTMRLASSHESVLTDLSTNPEAVSLHSSGSTLGVGATPPDPPSPILTAAAITTSSRSVSERSLPEQPSSHSEGSKEKLKKRRSRSFLKRIESLRRKDKEKAGPDEKAAPHGSITATSGWGSLKANGDLAANKGNSPKRGISASFRGKKHFFSVSYRTNRLLGSGGSKVSSDSKRSGVYLEDYETAVTASGDWAAGECQHRQACRGDCLVYIPRDHKPGTFPKSLSIESLCPLGGSSLTHWKSGNAPVGLVGGGRGGSSSSVEGSCSPRGFACRRRRGSCSSLGSRVSVYDNVPEFGSSEDFCKEDGEVTYENLDDILQHMWGLQQKVELWYKAISPDLAGEEGGEEDEDEESDSGGEPSNLHFEERSMSDVGTSASDFDSTGNSLNEAEEIEMRERRDSGVGASLTRPCRKLRWHSFQNSHRPSLNSASLEINRQSSAQLNLLQKCSLLRLTAIMEKYSVPHKQAWTWTVPKFMKRSKVPDYRDKMVFGVPPIINVQRTGQPLPQSIQQAMRYIRSQCLDQVGIFRKSGVKSRIQALRHMNETSPDNVNYDGQSAYDVADLLKQYFRDLPEPIFTSKLTDTFLQIYQFVSKEQRLQAVQAAIILMPDENREVLQTLLYFLSDIASAEENQMTAGNLAVCLAPSIFHLNVSKKESTSPRVIHKRGTMGKPDQKDLNENMAATQGLSHMITDCKKLFQVSHDILLQLSSSYMAADAYPHPLADFVCQGESKDLHSYFEQSVQSLLKESSEKFKGWLSTPGPLNTELSCKKVGDGHPLRLWKVSTEVEAPPATVLHRVLRERHLWDEDLLQSKVVEALDKNMEVYHYVTDSMAPHPRRDCVVLRRWRTDLPRGACLLISISVEHDKLPVEGGVKAVVLMSQYLIEPSAMGRSKVTHICRADLRGRSPEWYNKVFGHLCAMELARIRDSFPALSPNGPETKI
- the STARD8 gene encoding stAR-related lipid transfer protein 8 isoform X1, with product MVSGLWYVCGLASRGGCAGFSGGRQTDGTKPEIEAKKACDWLRAAGFPQYAQLYEDSSFPLDISAVKKDHSFLDQDSLKSLCRRLMTLNTCASMKLEVHFQRKQNEDSEEEDLCAISDRWAFQRDSKRWSRVGSVDVLSQGSEVLSSTMRLASSHESVLTDLSTNPEAVSLHSSGSTLGVGATPPDPPSPILTAAAITTSSRSVSERSLPEQPSSHSEGSKEKLKKRRSRSFLKRIESLRRKDKEKAGPDEKAAPHGSITATSGWGSLKANGDLAANKGNSPKRGISASFRGKKHFFSVSYRTNRLLGSGGSKVSSDSKRSGVYLEDYETAVTASGDWAAGECQHRQACRGDCLVYIPRDHKPGTFPKSLSIESLCPLGGSSLTHWKSGNAPVGLVGGGRGGSSSSVEGSCSPRGFACRRRRGSCSSLGSRVSVYDNVPEFGSSEDFCKEDGEVTYENLDDILQHMWGLQQKVELWYKAISPDLAGEEGGEEDEDEESDSGGEPSNLHFEERSMSDVGTSASDFDSTGNSLNEAEEIEMRERRDSGVGASLTRPCRKLRWHSFQNSHRPSLNSASLEINRQSSAQLNLLQKCSLLRLTAIMEKYSVPHKQAWTWTVPKFMKRSKVPDYRDKMVFGVPPIINVQRTGQPLPQSIQQAMRYIRSQCLDQVGIFRKSGVKSRIQALRHMNETSPDNVNYDGQSAYDVADLLKQYFRDLPEPIFTSKLTDTFLQIYQFVSKEQRLQAVQAAIILMPDENREVLQTLLYFLSDIASAEENQMTAGNLAVCLAPSIFHLNVSKKESTSPRVIHKRGTMGKPDQKDLNENMAATQGLSHMITDCKKLFQVSHDILLQLSSSYMAADAYPHPLADFVCQGESKDLHSYFEQSVQSLLKESSEKFKGWLSTPGPLNTELSCKKVGDGHPLRLWKVSTEVEAPPATVLHRVLRERHLWDEDLLQSKVVEALDKNMEVYHYVTDSMAPHPRRDCVVLRRWRTDLPRGACLLISISVEHDKLPVEGGVKAVVLMSQYLIEPSAMGRSKVTHICRADLRGRSPEWYNKVFGHLCAMELARIRDSFPALSPNGPETKI
- the STARD8 gene encoding stAR-related lipid transfer protein 8 isoform X3, with the translated sequence MLIFFSAFNPRFPMNKARINSFCHEIEAKKACDWLRAAGFPQYAQLYEDSSFPLDISAVKKDHSFLDQDSLKSLCRRLMTLNTCASMKLEVHFQRKQNEDSEEEDLCAISDRWAFQRDSKRWSRVGSVDVLSQGSEVLSSTMRLASSHESVLTDLSTNPEAVSLHSSGSTLGVGATPPDPPSPILTAAAITTSSRSVSERSLPEQPSSHSEGSKEKLKKRRSRSFLKRIESLRRKDKEKAGPDEKAAPHGSITATSGWGSLKANGDLAANKGNSPKRGISASFRGKKHFFSVSYRTNRLLGSGGSKVSSDSKRSGVYLEDYETAVTASGDWAAGECQHRQACRGDCLVYIPRDHKPGTFPKSLSIESLCPLGGSSLTHWKSGNAPVGLVGGGRGGSSSSVEGSCSPRGFACRRRRGSCSSLGSRVSVYDNVPEFGSSEDFCKEDGEVTYENLDDILQHMWGLQQKVELWYKAISPDLAGEEGGEEDEDEESDSGGEPSNLHFEERSMSDVGTSASDFDSTGNSLNEAEEIEMRERRDSGVGASLTRPCRKLRWHSFQNSHRPSLNSASLEINRQSSAQLNLLQKCSLLRLTAIMEKYSVPHKQAWTWTVPKFMKRSKVPDYRDKMVFGVPPIINVQRTGQPLPQSIQQAMRYIRSQCLDQVGIFRKSGVKSRIQALRHMNETSPDNVNYDGQSAYDVADLLKQYFRDLPEPIFTSKLTDTFLQIYQFVSKEQRLQAVQAAIILMPDENREVLQTLLYFLSDIASAEENQMTAGNLAVCLAPSIFHLNVSKKESTSPRVIHKRGTMGKPDQKDLNENMAATQGLSHMITDCKKLFQVSHDILLQLSSSYMAADAYPHPLADFVCQGESKDLHSYFEQSVQSLLKESSEKFKGWLSTPGPLNTELSCKKVGDGHPLRLWKVSTEVEAPPATVLHRVLRERHLWDEDLLQSKVVEALDKNMEVYHYVTDSMAPHPRRDCVVLRRWRTDLPRGACLLISISVEHDKLPVEGGVKAVVLMSQYLIEPSAMGRSKVTHICRADLRGRSPEWYNKVFGHLCAMELARIRDSFPALSPNGPETKI
- the STARD8 gene encoding stAR-related lipid transfer protein 8 isoform X4, which codes for MLFYQFSPSAIREIEAKKACDWLRAAGFPQYAQLYEDSSFPLDISAVKKDHSFLDQDSLKSLCRRLMTLNTCASMKLEVHFQRKQNEDSEEEDLCAISDRWAFQRDSKRWSRVGSVDVLSQGSEVLSSTMRLASSHESVLTDLSTNPEAVSLHSSGSTLGVGATPPDPPSPILTAAAITTSSRSVSERSLPEQPSSHSEGSKEKLKKRRSRSFLKRIESLRRKDKEKAGPDEKAAPHGSITATSGWGSLKANGDLAANKGNSPKRGISASFRGKKHFFSVSYRTNRLLGSGGSKVSSDSKRSGVYLEDYETAVTASGDWAAGECQHRQACRGDCLVYIPRDHKPGTFPKSLSIESLCPLGGSSLTHWKSGNAPVGLVGGGRGGSSSSVEGSCSPRGFACRRRRGSCSSLGSRVSVYDNVPEFGSSEDFCKEDGEVTYENLDDILQHMWGLQQKVELWYKAISPDLAGEEGGEEDEDEESDSGGEPSNLHFEERSMSDVGTSASDFDSTGNSLNEAEEIEMRERRDSGVGASLTRPCRKLRWHSFQNSHRPSLNSASLEINRQSSAQLNLLQKCSLLRLTAIMEKYSVPHKQAWTWTVPKFMKRSKVPDYRDKMVFGVPPIINVQRTGQPLPQSIQQAMRYIRSQCLDQVGIFRKSGVKSRIQALRHMNETSPDNVNYDGQSAYDVADLLKQYFRDLPEPIFTSKLTDTFLQIYQFVSKEQRLQAVQAAIILMPDENREVLQTLLYFLSDIASAEENQMTAGNLAVCLAPSIFHLNVSKKESTSPRVIHKRGTMGKPDQKDLNENMAATQGLSHMITDCKKLFQVSHDILLQLSSSYMAADAYPHPLADFVCQGESKDLHSYFEQSVQSLLKESSEKFKGWLSTPGPLNTELSCKKVGDGHPLRLWKVSTEVEAPPATVLHRVLRERHLWDEDLLQSKVVEALDKNMEVYHYVTDSMAPHPRRDCVVLRRWRTDLPRGACLLISISVEHDKLPVEGGVKAVVLMSQYLIEPSAMGRSKVTHICRADLRGRSPEWYNKVFGHLCAMELARIRDSFPALSPNGPETKI
- the STARD8 gene encoding stAR-related lipid transfer protein 8 isoform X5 — protein: MTLNTCASMKLEVHFQRKQNEDSEEEDLCAISDRWAFQRDSKRWSRVGSVDVLSQGSEVLSSTMRLASSHESVLTDLSTNPEAVSLHSSGSTLGVGATPPDPPSPILTAAAITTSSRSVSERSLPEQPSSHSEGSKEKLKKRRSRSFLKRIESLRRKDKEKAGPDEKAAPHGSITATSGWGSLKANGDLAANKGNSPKRGISASFRGKKHFFSVSYRTNRLLGSGGSKVSSDSKRSGVYLEDYETAVTASGDWAAGECQHRQACRGDCLVYIPRDHKPGTFPKSLSIESLCPLGGSSLTHWKSGNAPVGLVGGGRGGSSSSVEGSCSPRGFACRRRRGSCSSLGSRVSVYDNVPEFGSSEDFCKEDGEVTYENLDDILQHMWGLQQKVELWYKAISPDLAGEEGGEEDEDEESDSGGEPSNLHFEERSMSDVGTSASDFDSTGNSLNEAEEIEMRERRDSGVGASLTRPCRKLRWHSFQNSHRPSLNSASLEINRQSSAQLNLLQKCSLLRLTAIMEKYSVPHKQAWTWTVPKFMKRSKVPDYRDKMVFGVPPIINVQRTGQPLPQSIQQAMRYIRSQCLDQVGIFRKSGVKSRIQALRHMNETSPDNVNYDGQSAYDVADLLKQYFRDLPEPIFTSKLTDTFLQIYQFVSKEQRLQAVQAAIILMPDENREVLQTLLYFLSDIASAEENQMTAGNLAVCLAPSIFHLNVSKKESTSPRVIHKRGTMGKPDQKDLNENMAATQGLSHMITDCKKLFQVSHDILLQLSSSYMAADAYPHPLADFVCQGESKDLHSYFEQSVQSLLKESSEKFKGWLSTPGPLNTELSCKKVGDGHPLRLWKVSTEVEAPPATVLHRVLRERHLWDEDLLQSKVVEALDKNMEVYHYVTDSMAPHPRRDCVVLRRWRTDLPRGACLLISISVEHDKLPVEGGVKAVVLMSQYLIEPSAMGRSKVTHICRADLRGRSPEWYNKVFGHLCAMELARIRDSFPALSPNGPETKI